The Salmonella enterica subsp. houtenae serovar Houten genome has a segment encoding these proteins:
- a CDS encoding lipoprotein has product MKHLRVMACMIMLALAGCDNNDKTAPTTKSEAPAAAQPSPAKDLAQRQKLAQQSQGKALTLLDASEAQLDGAATLVLTFSIPLDPEQDFSRVVHVVDKKSGSVDGAWELAPNLKALRLRHLEPERVLVVTVDPAVKALNNATFGKPYEKTITTRNVQPSVGFASRGSLLPGKMAEGLPVMALNVNHVDVNFFRVKPGSLASFVSQWEYRSSLSNWESDNLLKMADLVYTGRFDLNPARNTREKLLLPLRDIKPLQQAGVYVAVMNQAGHYNYSNAATLFTLSDIGVSAHRYHNRLDIFTQSLENGAAQSGIEIALLNDKGQTLAQAMSDAQGHVQLEADKAAALLLARKEGQTTLLDLKLPALDLSEFNVAGAPGYSKQFFMFGPRDLYRPGETVILNGLLRDSDGKTLPDQPVKLEVVKPDGQVMRTIVSQPENGLYRLNYPLDSSAPTGLWHVRANTGDNVLRTWDFHVEDFMPERMALNLTAQKTPLAPADEVKFSVVGYYLYGAPANGNTLQGQLFLRPQRDAVAALPGFQFGNIAEENLSRSLDDVQLRLDKSGRGEVSVASQWQEAHSPLQVILQASLLESGGRPVTRRVEQAIWPADTLPGIRPQFAAKAVYDYRTDTTVNQPIVDEDSNAAFDIVYANAQGVKKAVSGLQVRLIRERRDYYWNWSESEGWQSQFDQKDLVEGEQTLDLNADETGKVSFLVEWGAYRLEVKAPNETVSSVRFWAGYSWQDNSDGSGAARPDRVTLKLDKVNYRPGDTMKLHIAAPVAGKGYAMVESSDGPLWWQAIDVPAQGLDLTIPVDKTWNRHDLYLSTLVVRPGDTSRSATPKRAVGLLHLPLGDENRRLALALESPAKMRPNQPLTVRVKASVKHGEMPKQINVLVSAVDSGVLNITDYATPDPWQAFFGQKRYGADIYDIYGQVIEGQGRLAALRFGGDGDELKRGGKPPVNHVNIIAQQAQPITLNEQGEGVVTLPIGDFNGELRVMAQAWTAEDFGRGESNVVVAAPVIAELNRPRFLAGGDVSRLVLDVTNLTDRPQTLNISLATSGLLELLSQQPQPVNLASGVRTTLFVPVRALDGFGEGEIQATISGLNLSGETLGAQHKQWKIGVRPAWPAQTVNSGIALASGESWHVPGQHLANVSPATLQGQLLLSGKPPLNLARYIRELKAYPYGCLEQTASGLFPALYTNAAQLQTLGIVGDSDEKRRAAVDIGISRVLQMQRDNGGFALWDKNGAEEYWLTAYAMDFLVRAGEQGYSVPPEAINQGNERLLRYLQDPGMMLIRYSDNTQASTFAAQAYAALVLARQQKAPLGALREIWERRSQAASGLPLMQLGIALKTMGDARRGEEAITLALNTPRLDERQWIADYGSSLRDNALMLSLLEENNLRPDAQNALLSSLSGQAFAQRWLSTQENNALFLAAHSRQASAGTWQAQTSLEAQPLSGDKALTRNLDADQLAALEVTNAGSQPLWLRLDSSGYPSSAPEPASNVLQIERQILGTDGQRKSLSTLRSGELVLVWLTVVADRNVPDALVVDLLPAGLELENQNLADSSASLPESGSEVQNLLNQMQQADIQHMEFRDDRFVAAVVVNEGQPVTLVYLARAVTPGTYQLAQPQVESMYVPQWRATGASERLLIVTP; this is encoded by the coding sequence ATGAAACATTTACGCGTGATGGCCTGTATGATCATGCTGGCGCTGGCGGGATGCGATAACAACGATAAAACCGCCCCGACGACCAAAAGCGAAGCGCCAGCCGCAGCGCAGCCCTCGCCCGCGAAAGACCTGGCACAGCGACAAAAGCTGGCGCAGCAAAGCCAGGGGAAAGCGCTCACGCTATTAGACGCCTCCGAAGCGCAGCTCGACGGCGCGGCGACGCTGGTGCTGACGTTTTCAATTCCTTTAGATCCCGAACAGGATTTCTCCCGTGTGGTTCATGTGGTTGATAAGAAAAGCGGCAGCGTTGACGGCGCATGGGAGCTGGCGCCAAATTTAAAAGCGCTTAGGTTACGTCATCTGGAACCTGAGCGCGTGCTGGTGGTCACGGTTGATCCCGCCGTTAAAGCGCTGAATAACGCCACCTTCGGCAAGCCTTATGAAAAAACGATTACCACGCGTAATGTCCAGCCCAGCGTCGGCTTTGCCAGCCGGGGATCGCTGCTACCGGGGAAAATGGCGGAAGGACTGCCGGTCATGGCACTTAACGTCAACCATGTTGATGTGAACTTTTTCCGCGTTAAGCCCGGCTCGCTGGCGTCATTTGTCAGCCAGTGGGAGTACCGTAGTTCGCTCTCTAACTGGGAGTCCGACAATCTGCTGAAAATGGCGGATCTGGTCTATACCGGTCGTTTTGATCTTAATCCAGCGCGCAATACGCGTGAGAAACTGCTGCTGCCATTACGCGATATTAAGCCGCTGCAACAGGCGGGCGTATATGTGGCGGTAATGAATCAGGCTGGACACTACAACTATAGTAATGCCGCCACGTTGTTTACTCTTAGCGATATCGGCGTGTCTGCGCACCGTTACCATAATCGGCTGGATATCTTTACGCAAAGCCTGGAAAACGGCGCGGCGCAGTCGGGAATTGAGATCGCTCTTCTGAATGATAAAGGTCAGACGCTGGCGCAGGCGATGAGCGATGCGCAGGGACATGTGCAACTGGAGGCTGATAAAGCGGCGGCGCTATTACTGGCGCGTAAAGAGGGGCAGACTACGCTGCTTGATCTCAAGCTTCCAGCGCTGGATCTATCAGAATTTAATGTCGCTGGCGCGCCCGGCTACAGCAAGCAGTTCTTTATGTTCGGCCCGCGCGATCTCTACCGACCTGGCGAAACGGTTATCCTTAATGGATTATTGCGCGATAGCGACGGTAAAACGCTGCCCGATCAACCCGTTAAGCTGGAAGTGGTAAAACCAGACGGACAGGTAATGCGTACCATCGTCAGCCAGCCGGAAAACGGGCTATACCGTTTGAATTATCCGCTGGATAGCAGCGCGCCGACCGGCTTGTGGCATGTCCGCGCCAATACCGGCGATAACGTGCTGCGGACGTGGGATTTCCACGTTGAAGACTTTATGCCGGAGCGGATGGCGCTTAACCTGACGGCGCAAAAAACGCCGCTGGCGCCTGCGGATGAGGTGAAATTCTCCGTTGTCGGCTATTACCTGTATGGCGCGCCTGCTAACGGCAATACCCTACAAGGGCAACTTTTTTTGCGTCCGCAGCGCGACGCTGTCGCGGCGTTGCCTGGCTTCCAGTTCGGCAATATTGCCGAAGAGAATCTTTCGCGCAGCCTGGACGACGTTCAGCTTAGGTTGGATAAAAGCGGGCGTGGTGAAGTGAGTGTCGCAAGCCAATGGCAAGAAGCGCATTCGCCGCTGCAGGTGATTTTACAGGCCAGCCTGCTGGAGTCTGGCGGTCGTCCGGTCACTCGTCGTGTAGAGCAGGCGATTTGGCCTGCCGATACGTTACCGGGTATTCGTCCACAGTTCGCCGCCAAAGCGGTATACGACTACCGTACGGATACCACCGTTAATCAACCGATTGTCGACGAGGACAGCAACGCCGCATTCGATATTGTTTACGCCAACGCGCAGGGCGTGAAAAAAGCCGTGTCCGGTTTGCAGGTGCGGCTCATCCGCGAGCGTCGCGACTATTACTGGAACTGGTCGGAAAGCGAAGGCTGGCAGTCGCAGTTTGATCAAAAAGATCTGGTGGAGGGCGAACAGACGCTGGATCTGAACGCGGATGAGACCGGAAAAGTAAGCTTCCTGGTGGAATGGGGCGCGTACCGTCTGGAGGTCAAAGCGCCGAATGAGACGGTCAGCAGCGTTCGTTTCTGGGCAGGCTATAGCTGGCAGGATAACAGCGACGGCAGCGGCGCGGCGCGTCCGGATCGCGTCACCCTCAAACTGGATAAAGTGAATTATCGTCCAGGCGATACCATGAAATTGCATATCGCCGCGCCGGTCGCCGGTAAAGGCTATGCGATGGTGGAGTCCAGCGACGGCCCGCTGTGGTGGCAGGCGATCGATGTGCCGGCGCAAGGGCTGGATCTCACGATTCCGGTGGATAAAACCTGGAATCGCCACGATCTTTATCTCAGTACGCTGGTGGTGCGTCCCGGTGATACATCCCGCTCCGCGACGCCAAAACGCGCCGTGGGACTGCTGCACCTACCTCTGGGGGATGAAAACCGCCGCCTCGCCCTGGCGCTGGAAAGCCCGGCCAAAATGCGCCCGAATCAGCCGCTCACCGTCAGGGTGAAAGCCAGCGTTAAACACGGCGAAATGCCAAAACAGATCAACGTGCTGGTCTCCGCGGTCGATAGCGGCGTATTGAATATCACCGATTACGCGACGCCGGACCCGTGGCAGGCGTTCTTTGGTCAAAAACGCTATGGCGCGGATATCTATGATATTTACGGCCAGGTCATTGAAGGGCAGGGGCGGCTGGCGGCGTTGCGTTTTGGCGGCGACGGCGACGAACTTAAGCGCGGCGGAAAACCGCCGGTAAACCATGTCAATATCATCGCGCAGCAGGCGCAGCCGATCACGCTCAATGAGCAGGGTGAAGGCGTCGTAACTCTGCCGATTGGCGATTTTAACGGCGAATTGCGGGTTATGGCGCAGGCGTGGACAGCGGAGGATTTTGGCCGTGGCGAAAGCAACGTCGTTGTCGCCGCGCCAGTGATTGCCGAGCTGAATAGGCCGCGTTTTCTGGCAGGGGGTGATGTTTCGCGACTGGTGCTGGACGTCACCAACCTGACCGACCGTCCGCAGACGCTTAATATTTCTCTCGCCACCAGTGGGCTACTGGAACTGCTTAGCCAGCAGCCGCAACCGGTTAACCTGGCGTCGGGCGTGCGCACCACCTTATTCGTTCCGGTACGCGCGCTGGACGGTTTTGGCGAAGGCGAAATCCAGGCGACCATTAGCGGCCTGAATCTGTCGGGAGAAACCCTCGGCGCGCAGCATAAACAGTGGAAAATCGGCGTGCGTCCGGCCTGGCCTGCCCAAACGGTAAATAGCGGCATTGCGTTGGCGTCGGGAGAGAGCTGGCATGTACCTGGGCAGCATCTGGCAAACGTCTCGCCAGCCACGTTACAGGGACAACTGCTGTTAAGCGGAAAACCGCCTCTCAATCTGGCGCGCTACATTCGTGAGCTGAAAGCGTATCCGTACGGGTGCCTGGAACAAACCGCCAGCGGGTTATTCCCGGCGCTTTATACCAATGCCGCTCAATTGCAGACGCTCGGTATTGTCGGCGATAGCGATGAAAAACGTCGCGCAGCAGTGGATATCGGCATCTCCCGGGTACTGCAGATGCAGCGTGATAACGGCGGTTTTGCGCTATGGGATAAAAATGGGGCGGAAGAGTACTGGCTAACGGCTTACGCGATGGATTTCCTCGTTCGCGCGGGCGAGCAGGGGTACAGCGTCCCGCCGGAAGCGATTAATCAGGGCAATGAGCGACTGCTGCGCTATCTGCAAGATCCTGGCATGATGCTGATTCGTTATAGCGATAATACACAGGCCAGTACTTTTGCCGCTCAGGCCTACGCCGCGCTGGTGCTGGCGCGTCAGCAGAAAGCGCCGCTCGGCGCGCTGCGCGAAATCTGGGAGCGCCGTAGTCAGGCGGCTTCAGGATTGCCGCTGATGCAATTGGGCATCGCGTTAAAAACGATGGGCGATGCCAGACGCGGCGAAGAGGCCATTACGCTGGCTCTGAATACGCCGCGTCTGGATGAACGTCAATGGATAGCGGATTACGGCAGTTCTTTGCGTGATAACGCCCTGATGTTGTCGTTGTTGGAAGAGAACAACCTCAGACCGGATGCGCAAAACGCGCTATTAAGCTCGCTTTCCGGGCAGGCCTTCGCGCAGCGCTGGCTCTCCACCCAGGAAAATAACGCCTTGTTCCTCGCCGCGCATTCGCGACAGGCCAGCGCAGGCACCTGGCAGGCGCAGACCTCGCTTGAGGCGCAGCCGCTGTCGGGCGACAAGGCGCTGACCCGTAATCTGGATGCTGACCAACTGGCCGCCCTTGAGGTGACGAACGCCGGCAGCCAGCCGCTATGGCTGCGTCTGGATAGCAGCGGCTATCCCTCATCTGCGCCTGAACCTGCCAGCAACGTTTTGCAGATTGAACGACAAATACTGGGGACCGATGGTCAGCGCAAATCGCTTTCCACGTTGCGTAGCGGCGAACTGGTGCTGGTCTGGTTAACGGTAGTGGCCGATCGCAATGTGCCGGATGCGCTGGTGGTGGACCTGCTCCCGGCCGGGCTGGAGCTGGAAAACCAGAATCTGGCTGACAGCAGCGCCAGCCTGCCGGAGAGCGGTAGCGAGGTGCAAAATCTGCTTAATCAGATGCAGCAGGCGGATATTCAGCATATGGAATTCCGCGACGATCGGTTTGTGGCTGCCGTCGTCGTCAATGAGGGCCAGCCCGTGACGCTGGTCTACCTGGCGCGCGCGGTAACGCCGGGGACGTACCAGCTTGCGCAGCCGCAGGTGGAATCGATGTACGTTCCTCAGTGGCGGGCGACCGGCGCGAGCGAGAGGCTGCTGATTGTGACGCCTTAA
- the pbpC gene encoding penicillin-binding protein 1C has product MNGWRGKRGCWLWLAGAPLFILLALWAADNLWPLPLNEVHPARVVVAHDGTPLWRFADAGGIWRYPVTIEEVSPRYLEALINYEDRWFWRHPGVNPFSVARAAWQDLTAGRVISGGSTLTMQVARLLDPHSRTFGGKIRQLWRALQLEWHLSKRDILTLYLNRAPFGGTLQGIGAASWAYFGKPPARLSYADAALLAVLPQAPSRLRPDRWPARAEAARNKVLDRMAAQGVWPAETVRESREEPVWLAPRQMPQLAPLFARMMLSKSQSDKIVTTLDAGLQRQLEDLARAWKGRLPARSSLAMIVVDHTDMSVRGWVGSVDLNDDSRFGHVDMVTAIRSPGSVLKPFVYGLALDDALIHPASLLQDVPRRTGDYRPGNFDSGFHGPVSMSDALVRSLNLPAVQVLEAYGPKRFAAKLHNVGLPLYLPVGAAPNLSLILGGAGARLDEMAAAYSAFARHGKAAKLRLQPDDPLLERPLMSPGAAWIIRRIMADEAQPLPDNALPRIVPLAWKTGTSYGYRDAWAIGVNARYIIGIWTGRPDGTPVVGQFGFASAVPLLNQVNNLLLAHTGRLPEDPRPQTVSRGVICWPGGQTLPAGDSNCRRRLATWLLDDSQPPTLLLAEQEDINGIRFPVWLDDTGRRVAADCPQARAHTFIVWPRPLEPWLPPAERRSARLPAASAHCPPLQGSDAAPLMLSGVRDGAVIRLLPGQENVTLPVSTTGGKGHRWWFLNGEPVNGANNRLYLLLNIAGRYQLVVMDESGQVAVVNFELMR; this is encoded by the coding sequence ATGAACGGTTGGCGTGGTAAACGTGGCTGCTGGCTGTGGCTGGCGGGCGCGCCGCTTTTTATTCTCCTGGCGTTATGGGCGGCGGATAACCTCTGGCCGCTGCCGCTCAATGAGGTCCACCCTGCGCGGGTCGTGGTAGCTCATGACGGTACGCCGCTGTGGCGCTTTGCCGACGCCGGGGGGATCTGGCGTTATCCGGTGACGATTGAAGAGGTCTCTCCCCGTTATCTGGAGGCCTTAATCAATTACGAAGATCGCTGGTTCTGGCGGCACCCTGGCGTTAACCCTTTCTCCGTCGCGCGCGCGGCATGGCAGGATCTTACCGCCGGGCGTGTTATTTCCGGCGGCAGTACGCTGACCATGCAGGTGGCGAGACTTCTGGACCCGCATTCGCGCACGTTCGGCGGTAAAATCCGCCAGCTTTGGCGCGCGCTCCAGCTTGAATGGCATTTGTCCAAGCGCGACATCCTGACGCTGTACCTGAACCGCGCGCCGTTCGGCGGCACGCTACAGGGTATTGGCGCCGCAAGCTGGGCCTACTTCGGCAAGCCGCCCGCGCGCCTGAGCTACGCTGATGCGGCGCTGCTGGCCGTATTGCCGCAGGCGCCGAGCCGATTACGCCCCGACCGCTGGCCAGCGAGAGCCGAAGCGGCGCGGAATAAAGTGCTGGATCGGATGGCGGCGCAGGGCGTCTGGCCTGCCGAAACGGTACGCGAGTCGCGTGAAGAGCCGGTCTGGCTGGCGCCACGTCAAATGCCGCAACTGGCGCCGCTTTTTGCCCGCATGATGCTGAGTAAAAGCCAGAGCGACAAAATTGTGACCACTCTGGACGCCGGGTTGCAGCGGCAACTGGAAGATCTGGCGCGGGCATGGAAAGGGCGACTGCCTGCACGTAGTTCGTTGGCGATGATCGTCGTCGATCATACTGATATGAGCGTGCGCGGCTGGGTAGGGTCGGTAGACCTTAATGACGACAGCCGTTTTGGTCATGTCGACATGGTAACGGCGATCCGATCGCCGGGATCGGTACTCAAACCCTTTGTGTATGGCCTGGCGCTGGATGACGCTTTGATCCATCCCGCATCATTATTACAGGACGTTCCGCGGCGCACCGGAGATTACCGCCCGGGAAACTTCGACAGCGGATTTCACGGCCCGGTCAGCATGAGCGACGCGCTGGTACGTTCACTGAATCTGCCTGCCGTTCAGGTGCTTGAAGCCTATGGGCCGAAACGATTTGCGGCAAAACTGCATAACGTCGGCCTGCCGCTATATTTGCCTGTTGGCGCGGCGCCGAATCTTTCGCTGATTCTGGGCGGCGCGGGCGCGCGGCTTGACGAGATGGCGGCGGCATACAGCGCATTCGCTCGTCATGGGAAAGCGGCGAAACTACGGTTACAGCCGGACGATCCTCTGTTGGAAAGACCATTAATGTCGCCGGGAGCGGCGTGGATCATTCGACGGATTATGGCGGATGAAGCGCAACCCTTGCCGGATAACGCGCTGCCGCGCATTGTGCCGTTGGCGTGGAAAACCGGCACCAGCTACGGCTATCGCGATGCGTGGGCTATTGGCGTTAATGCGCGCTATATCATCGGCATCTGGACAGGCAGACCCGATGGCACGCCTGTGGTGGGGCAATTTGGTTTTGCCAGCGCGGTGCCATTGCTTAACCAGGTCAATAATCTGTTACTGGCGCATACGGGACGCTTGCCGGAAGATCCGCGTCCGCAGACGGTAAGCCGCGGCGTCATTTGCTGGCCGGGCGGACAGACTCTGCCTGCCGGAGACAGCAACTGTCGCCGCCGACTGGCGACATGGCTGCTTGACGATAGTCAGCCGCCCACGCTACTGCTAGCTGAGCAGGAAGACATAAACGGTATTCGTTTCCCGGTCTGGCTGGATGATACGGGGCGGCGTGTCGCTGCCGACTGTCCGCAGGCGCGTGCACATACTTTTATCGTTTGGCCGCGTCCGCTGGAGCCGTGGCTGCCGCCTGCGGAAAGACGTAGCGCCCGCTTACCCGCGGCGTCCGCCCACTGCCCGCCGCTACAGGGCAGTGATGCCGCGCCGTTAATGCTGTCAGGAGTGAGGGATGGCGCGGTGATCAGGCTATTGCCAGGCCAGGAAAACGTCACGCTGCCCGTCTCGACTACCGGCGGTAAAGGGCATCGCTGGTGGTTTTTAAATGGCGAACCTGTTAATGGCGCAAATAATCGCCTTTATTTATTACTAAATATCGCTGGACGTTATCAACTTGTCGTAATGGATGAGTCCGGTCAGGTTGCAGTAGTTAATTTTGAATTAATGCGTTAA